A single genomic interval of Osmia lignaria lignaria isolate PbOS001 chromosome 9, iyOsmLign1, whole genome shotgun sequence harbors:
- the Ube4A gene encoding ubiquitination factor E4A isoform X2 — protein sequence MCDNVNNNPFAGLFSTINDAVSFSSQNQTIINESNRVNYIAQLEDKNVDNTKEITNFQDSKDFRNDSQVNRLLGDIFGITLHIIKSNEEQKRKLVFVNVDSIEQAVFERLMLSDLESKLVPVGNSQDTVNDSHTLEKLVMYYLFESYCRLQRYQNKIECSDIIQKIRQVILQNAAVALQEPKLFEEQEIHNQFIALCMDETRPKLELMSFTNGIVSELQAENEKNASDAIVASFTPILDIIFKEAAQSNLVFFRQYWFTILNLFSAIEPLAKLVIEHSTPKSNQGRAYADTLLGSLLSLSCLPKAIGEPFYFFDKPLQQSSTTVEGNIWTALDALNESLQKVFHLLLKCSIEVRHLTLQWIGDCLHSNANRGKLWNAQNDVVFSTMLCVSDGFMLNLGNVLLRLCQPFCIKQNEFKVPKIDPTYCAAEVNNENECADQVIHLKGMSSETCLIPTSESGAKPVAKTFGFITECFFLTHRALDLGYRVVLDKFLRTNQSLVRIQRVYQDAQSGGRSEVLETITERMEEEMTKYLSLRASLLVPEMLKLLAKFHATTAFWLVQVYLDDVRIGETEPSDYIPKECKVVTFPLPETVPDTLRCIPEFVVENTIRFLYILCRLNPNVFEEQGPSFLTPILTEIIVLMESQQRLYNPHLRARLAEGLEALLPTTDETMKPITPSLGKFHREQLFITHPYRQHIVSNLLKVFVSIEMTGQSVQFEQKFNYRRPMYVVMEYLWKLPEHRNNFISLAEEAEANMEAAQPPLFLRFINLLMNDAVFLLDEALSSMAQLRQLIQARESGEWNKLPQHERDQQAHYLLHLGMTARFNNILDRIASMLNYLLLQLVGPNKKNLKVNGQKEYAFNPANLVLNICEIYINLSQNKSFTLAVSQDGRSYSPELFKLADKVLVHIGGVGMLGDLDQFANNVEAAANDKKEEDEILIDAPDEFLDPIMSTLMIDPVILPSSGITIDRQTIARHLLSDQTDPFNRSPLTMDMVKSNIELQRRVQEWIQEKKQEKARSRH from the exons ATGTGTGACAACGTGAACAACAATCCATTTGCTGGGTTGTTTTCAACCATTAATGATGCCGTGTCATTTTCATCCCAGAATCAGACGATTATCAACGAAAGTAACAGAGTTAATTACATTGCGCAACTTGAGGATAAAAATGTTGACAACACTAAGgaaataacaaattttcaagATTCCAAAGATTTCAGAAACGATAGCCAAGTTAATCGTCTTCTCGGTGATATATTTGGaataacattacatataataaaatcgaATGAAGAACAAAAACGTAAATTAGTTTTTGTTAATGTTGATTCAATCGAACAAGCAGTTTTTGAGCGATTAATGCTGTCCGACCTTGAATCTAAATTAGTACCTGTTGGAAATTCCCAAGATACTGTAAATGATTCTCACACACTAGAAAAACTagtaatgtattatttatttgaaagctATTGTCGATTACAGcgatatcaaaataaaatagaatgttCCGATATTATTCAGAAAATACGTCAggttattttacaaaatgcagCTGTTGCACTGCAAGAACCAAAATTGTTCGAGGAACAAgag ATTCACAATCAGTTTATCGCGTTATGCATGGATGAAACAAGGCCAAAATTAGAACTGATGTCATTTACAAACGGTATCGTGTCCGAACTGCAagcagaaaatgaaaagaatgctTCAGATGCGATCGTTGCATCTTTTACTCCTATTcttgatataatttttaaagaagcaGCACAGAGCAACCTTGTTTTTTTCCGCCAGTACTGGTTTACCATATTAAATCTCTTTTCTGCGATAGAACCTCTAGCAAAATTAGTTATCGAGCATAGTACACCTAAAAGCAATCAAGGCAGAGCTTATGCAGACACGTTATTGGGTTCGCTTCTTAGTTTGAGTTGTTTACCAAAAGCAATAGGGGAACCATTTTACTTTTTTGATAAACCATTGCAACAG TCTTCAACTACCGTCGAGGGTAACATTTGGACTGCTTTGGATGCACTGAACGAATCCTTACAAAAagtttttcatttattgttaAAGTGCTCAATCGAAGTCCGGCATTTAACTTTACAATGGATAGGCGATTGTCTTCATTCGAATGCAAATAGAGGAAAACTTTGGAATGCCCAAAATGATGTGGTTTTTAGTACAATGTTGTGTGTCTCTGATGGTTTTATGTTAAATTTAGGAAACGTGTTATTACGACTTTGTCAACCATTCTGTATTAAACAAAACGAATTCAAAGTGCCTAAAATTGATCCAACATACTGTGCAGCAGAG GTGaacaatgaaaatgaatgtGCAGATCAGGTTATACATTTGAAAGGAATGTCTTCAGAAACTTGTTTGATACCAACATCAGAAAGTGGTGCTAAACCAGTCGCAAAAACTTTCGGTTTCATTAccgaatgtttttttttaactcaTAGAGCTCTCGATCTTGGTTATAGAGTAGTATTGGACAAATTTTTAAG aacaAATCAAAGTTTGGTTAGAATACAAAGAGTATATCAGGATGCTCAGAGTGGCGGCAGGTCAGAGGTATTAGAAACGATAACAGAGCGCATGGAAGAGGAAATGACCAA GTATTTATCTCTAAGAGCAAGTCTTTTGGTGCCCGAGATGCTAAAACTTTTGGCCAAGTTCCATGCGACAACAGCATTCTGGTTGGTGCAAGTGTACTTGGACGATGTAAGAATCGGAGAAACTGAACCGAGCGATTACATTCCAAAGGAATGTAAAGTAGTAACATTTCCTTTACCAGAAACTGTCCCAGACACGTTAAG ATGCATTCCTGAATTTGTGGTTGAAAATACTAttagatttttatatattttgtgcCGTCTAAATCCAAATGTTTTCGAAGAACAAGGTCCTTCCTTTTTAACACCAATATTGACAGAG ATTATAGTATTAATGGAGTCTCAACAACGTTTATACAACCCTCATTTACGCGCTCGTTTGGCCGAGGGTTTAGAAGCGCTTCTACCTACGACTGATGAAACGATGAAACCCATAACACCGAGTTTGGGAAAATTTCATAgagaacaattatttattacgcATCCATATAGGCAACAT ATCGTTTCGAATTTACTTAAAGTGTTTGTAAGCATCGAAATGACCGGACAAAGTGTACAATTCgaacaaaaattcaattatcgacGACCAATGTATGTTGTTATGGAATATTTGTGGAAACTACCAGAACATCGAAATAACTTTAT tagcTTAGCTGAAGAAGCGGAAGCCAATATGGAAGCAGCTCAACCTCCATTATTTTTGCGTTTTATAAACCTTTTGATGAACGATGCAGTGTTCTTGTTAGACGAGGCACTTTCAAGTATGGCTCAATTGAGGCAGTTAATTCAAGCAAG GGAAAGTGGAGAGTGGAATAAGTTACCACAACACGAACGTGACCAACAGGCTCATTATCTTTTACATCTTGGAATGACTGCTCGATTTAACAACATATTAG ATCGTATTGCTTCGATGCTTAATTATTTACTACTTCAATTGGTTGGaccaaataaaaaaaatctaaag GTGAATGGTCAGAAAGAATATGCATTTAATCCTGCAAATTTGGTACTAAATATAtgtgaaatttatataaatttgagTCAAAATAAATCTTTTACACTGGCTGTTTCACAAGATGGTCGATCATACAGTCCTGAACTATTTAAATTAGCCGACAAAGTTCTGG TTCATATCGGTGGCGTGGGAATGTTGGGAGATTTGGATCAGTTTGCAAATAATGTAGAGGCAGCTgcaaatgataaaaaagaagaagatgaaattttaattgatgcTCCTGACGAATTTCTTGACCCAATTATGTCGACTTTAATGATCGATCCTGTCATTCTTCCATCGTCAGGAATAACTATCGATCGTCAAACTATAGCGAG GCATCTACTTAGCGATCAAACAGATCCGTTCAATCGTTCTCCCTTAACTATGGATATGGTGAAATCTAACATTGAACTTCAGCGTAGAGTTCAAGAATGGATACAGGAAAAAAAGCAAGAAAAGGCAAGAAGTCGTCATTGA
- the Ube4A gene encoding ubiquitination factor E4A isoform X1, whose translation MCDNVNNNPFAGLFSTINDAVSFSSQNQTIINESNRVNYIAQLEDKNVDNTKEITNFQDSKDFRNDSQVNRLLGDIFGITLHIIKSNEEQKRKLVFVNVDSIEQAVFERLMLSDLESKLVPVGNSQDTVNDSHTLEKLVMYYLFESYCRLQRYQNKIECSDIIQKIRQVILQNAAVALQEPKLFEEQEIHNQFIALCMDETRPKLELMSFTNGIVSELQAENEKNASDAIVASFTPILDIIFKEAAQSNLVFFRQYWFTILNLFSAIEPLAKLVIEHSTPKSNQGRAYADTLLGSLLSLSCLPKAIGEPFYFFDKPLQQSSTTVEGNIWTALDALNESLQKVFHLLLKCSIEVRHLTLQWIGDCLHSNANRGKLWNAQNDVVFSTMLCVSDGFMLNLGNVLLRLCQPFCIKQNEFKVPKIDPTYCAAEVNNENECADQVIHLKGMSSETCLIPTSESGAKPVAKTFGFITECFFLTHRALDLGYRVVLDKFLRTNQSLVRIQRVYQDAQSGGRSEVLETITERMEEEMTKYLSLRASLLVPEMLKLLAKFHATTAFWLVQVYLDDVRIGETEPSDYIPKECKVVTFPLPETVPDTLRCIPEFVVENTIRFLYILCRLNPNVFEEQGPSFLTPILTEIIVLMESQQRLYNPHLRARLAEGLEALLPTTDETMKPITPSLGKFHREQLFITHPYRQHIVSNLLKVFVSIEMTGQSVQFEQKFNYRRPMYVVMEYLWKLPEHRNNFISLAEEAEANMEAAQPPLFLRFINLLMNDAVFLLDEALSSMAQLRQLIQARESGEWNKLPQHERDQQAHYLLHLGMTARFNNILGRKTIYTLKMLTTEIKSIFCHPTMVDRIASMLNYLLLQLVGPNKKNLKVNGQKEYAFNPANLVLNICEIYINLSQNKSFTLAVSQDGRSYSPELFKLADKVLVHIGGVGMLGDLDQFANNVEAAANDKKEEDEILIDAPDEFLDPIMSTLMIDPVILPSSGITIDRQTIARHLLSDQTDPFNRSPLTMDMVKSNIELQRRVQEWIQEKKQEKARSRH comes from the exons ATGTGTGACAACGTGAACAACAATCCATTTGCTGGGTTGTTTTCAACCATTAATGATGCCGTGTCATTTTCATCCCAGAATCAGACGATTATCAACGAAAGTAACAGAGTTAATTACATTGCGCAACTTGAGGATAAAAATGTTGACAACACTAAGgaaataacaaattttcaagATTCCAAAGATTTCAGAAACGATAGCCAAGTTAATCGTCTTCTCGGTGATATATTTGGaataacattacatataataaaatcgaATGAAGAACAAAAACGTAAATTAGTTTTTGTTAATGTTGATTCAATCGAACAAGCAGTTTTTGAGCGATTAATGCTGTCCGACCTTGAATCTAAATTAGTACCTGTTGGAAATTCCCAAGATACTGTAAATGATTCTCACACACTAGAAAAACTagtaatgtattatttatttgaaagctATTGTCGATTACAGcgatatcaaaataaaatagaatgttCCGATATTATTCAGAAAATACGTCAggttattttacaaaatgcagCTGTTGCACTGCAAGAACCAAAATTGTTCGAGGAACAAgag ATTCACAATCAGTTTATCGCGTTATGCATGGATGAAACAAGGCCAAAATTAGAACTGATGTCATTTACAAACGGTATCGTGTCCGAACTGCAagcagaaaatgaaaagaatgctTCAGATGCGATCGTTGCATCTTTTACTCCTATTcttgatataatttttaaagaagcaGCACAGAGCAACCTTGTTTTTTTCCGCCAGTACTGGTTTACCATATTAAATCTCTTTTCTGCGATAGAACCTCTAGCAAAATTAGTTATCGAGCATAGTACACCTAAAAGCAATCAAGGCAGAGCTTATGCAGACACGTTATTGGGTTCGCTTCTTAGTTTGAGTTGTTTACCAAAAGCAATAGGGGAACCATTTTACTTTTTTGATAAACCATTGCAACAG TCTTCAACTACCGTCGAGGGTAACATTTGGACTGCTTTGGATGCACTGAACGAATCCTTACAAAAagtttttcatttattgttaAAGTGCTCAATCGAAGTCCGGCATTTAACTTTACAATGGATAGGCGATTGTCTTCATTCGAATGCAAATAGAGGAAAACTTTGGAATGCCCAAAATGATGTGGTTTTTAGTACAATGTTGTGTGTCTCTGATGGTTTTATGTTAAATTTAGGAAACGTGTTATTACGACTTTGTCAACCATTCTGTATTAAACAAAACGAATTCAAAGTGCCTAAAATTGATCCAACATACTGTGCAGCAGAG GTGaacaatgaaaatgaatgtGCAGATCAGGTTATACATTTGAAAGGAATGTCTTCAGAAACTTGTTTGATACCAACATCAGAAAGTGGTGCTAAACCAGTCGCAAAAACTTTCGGTTTCATTAccgaatgtttttttttaactcaTAGAGCTCTCGATCTTGGTTATAGAGTAGTATTGGACAAATTTTTAAG aacaAATCAAAGTTTGGTTAGAATACAAAGAGTATATCAGGATGCTCAGAGTGGCGGCAGGTCAGAGGTATTAGAAACGATAACAGAGCGCATGGAAGAGGAAATGACCAA GTATTTATCTCTAAGAGCAAGTCTTTTGGTGCCCGAGATGCTAAAACTTTTGGCCAAGTTCCATGCGACAACAGCATTCTGGTTGGTGCAAGTGTACTTGGACGATGTAAGAATCGGAGAAACTGAACCGAGCGATTACATTCCAAAGGAATGTAAAGTAGTAACATTTCCTTTACCAGAAACTGTCCCAGACACGTTAAG ATGCATTCCTGAATTTGTGGTTGAAAATACTAttagatttttatatattttgtgcCGTCTAAATCCAAATGTTTTCGAAGAACAAGGTCCTTCCTTTTTAACACCAATATTGACAGAG ATTATAGTATTAATGGAGTCTCAACAACGTTTATACAACCCTCATTTACGCGCTCGTTTGGCCGAGGGTTTAGAAGCGCTTCTACCTACGACTGATGAAACGATGAAACCCATAACACCGAGTTTGGGAAAATTTCATAgagaacaattatttattacgcATCCATATAGGCAACAT ATCGTTTCGAATTTACTTAAAGTGTTTGTAAGCATCGAAATGACCGGACAAAGTGTACAATTCgaacaaaaattcaattatcgacGACCAATGTATGTTGTTATGGAATATTTGTGGAAACTACCAGAACATCGAAATAACTTTAT tagcTTAGCTGAAGAAGCGGAAGCCAATATGGAAGCAGCTCAACCTCCATTATTTTTGCGTTTTATAAACCTTTTGATGAACGATGCAGTGTTCTTGTTAGACGAGGCACTTTCAAGTATGGCTCAATTGAGGCAGTTAATTCAAGCAAG GGAAAGTGGAGAGTGGAATAAGTTACCACAACACGAACGTGACCAACAGGCTCATTATCTTTTACATCTTGGAATGACTGCTCGATTTAACAACATATTAGGTAGAAAAACTATATATACGTTAAAAATGTTAACTACAGAGATAAAATCGATCTTTTGTCATCCGACTATGGTAGATCGTATTGCTTCGATGCTTAATTATTTACTACTTCAATTGGTTGGaccaaataaaaaaaatctaaag GTGAATGGTCAGAAAGAATATGCATTTAATCCTGCAAATTTGGTACTAAATATAtgtgaaatttatataaatttgagTCAAAATAAATCTTTTACACTGGCTGTTTCACAAGATGGTCGATCATACAGTCCTGAACTATTTAAATTAGCCGACAAAGTTCTGG TTCATATCGGTGGCGTGGGAATGTTGGGAGATTTGGATCAGTTTGCAAATAATGTAGAGGCAGCTgcaaatgataaaaaagaagaagatgaaattttaattgatgcTCCTGACGAATTTCTTGACCCAATTATGTCGACTTTAATGATCGATCCTGTCATTCTTCCATCGTCAGGAATAACTATCGATCGTCAAACTATAGCGAG GCATCTACTTAGCGATCAAACAGATCCGTTCAATCGTTCTCCCTTAACTATGGATATGGTGAAATCTAACATTGAACTTCAGCGTAGAGTTCAAGAATGGATACAGGAAAAAAAGCAAGAAAAGGCAAGAAGTCGTCATTGA
- the aay gene encoding phosphoserine phosphatase, producing the protein MAHSEEMKSIWRSANAVTFDVDSTVIQEEGIDELAKFCGKEKEVAALTNQAMQGNVTFRQSLVERLNIIKPNLMQINRFLASHPLKLSPGIKTLITALQIHKKQVFLVSGGFHCLIAPVASSLNIPLENIFANRLKFYFTGEYAGFDEDQPTAENGGKAKVIRYLKEGKGFQTIVHIGDGATDLETTPIVDLFIGYGGNVIRESVKSKSSWFITNFDELVNILETQTV; encoded by the exons ATGGCACATTCGGAAGAAATGAAATCGATATGGAGGAGCGCGAATGCTGTCACCTTCGACGTTGATTCCACCGTAATACAAGAAGAAGGTATCGATGAACTCGCGAAATTTTGTGGTAAAGAAAAAGAGGTTGCTGCGTT aacgaATCAAGCGATGCAAGGAAACGTAACGTTTCGACAATCTTTGGTGGAAAGGCTGAATATCATAAAACCAAATTTGATGCAAATCAACCGGTTTTTAGCGTCGCATCCGTTGAAACTTTCGCCTGGGATCAA AACTCTGATAACGGCACTACAAATTCATAAAAAGCAAGTGTTTTTGGTATCTGGTGGATTTCATTGTTTAATCGCACCAGTTGCCTCGTCGCTTAATATCCCGTTAGAGAATATTTTTGCAAACAggcttaaattttattttacag GAGAGTATGCAGGATTTGACGAAGATCAACCCACAGCGGAAAATGGTGGAAAAGCAAAAGTAATTCGATATCTTAAAGAGGGAAAGGGATTTCAAACTATTGTACATATTGGAGATGGAGCAACAGATTTAGAAACTACTCCGATAGTAGATTTATTTATAG GATATGGAGGAAATGTAATTAGAGAGAGTGTCAAGTCGAAATCTTCTTGGTTTATTACCAATTTCGATGAACTTgtaaatattttggaaacgcAAACAGTAtga
- the LOC117601865 gene encoding G-protein coupled receptor Mth2 isoform X1 — protein MRHYIVARVISFVLIDWLRGSEGKRIETKEDSFCRPFPSIVLEGNKIGRLENGSLVHNKLVYPVNSYRVVGNETYGCVCNVRACLRKCCRRDQILGGNDRPNCTQLENGQLARDLALEERQLANEIQGISGLSDFFVLIEDMLCPENKYRLEPERYEEDAFVLLENGTLQTSTSKFAAWTYCLDWKDSFEKIVVLVCLSTDDASSSYEEEKQQESYKVGIIVSIPFFFVTFLVYAIIPELRNLYGKTLMCYVACLVVAYTFLVLVKFFYYFTIALCSAIAFVIHFSFLASFFWLNVMCFDIWWTFGGFRSLQGSVKQRERKKFLIYSVYAWGCAFLLTGVCIVMDFLPNIPDHFVKPEFGTQSCWFNTDKAKAIYFYGPMGVTVFCNICLFVSTALKIVQHKKDTAHHLKGIDSRRHDDNKQWFNLYLKLFIVMGINWSMEIVSWLCNNSPAYIWYLTDLTNTLQGVIIFLIFVWKDKIRRLLLKRFGCHGNNVLSRNSTRSAYHSSASRTTCTTSAVPLHEKIITYSSDPASRNRTTFIDNNDCV, from the exons ATGCGGCATTATATCGTAGCTCGTGTAATTTCGTTCGTTTTAATCGATTGGTTAAGAGGGAGCGAAGGGAAAAGAATCGAGACGAAAGAGGATTCGTTTTGTCGGCCGTTTCCTAGCATCGTTTTGGAAGGTAATAAAATCGGTAGATTGGAGAATGGAAGTTTAGTGCACAACAAGTTGGTGTATCCCGTGAATTCTTATCGGGTGGTCGGAAATGAGACATACGGATGCGTGTGTAACGTACGCGCTTGTCTGAGAAAGTGTTGCAGGCGAGATCAGATTCTAGGAGGAAACGATCGGCCGAATTGTACTCAATTAGAAAACGGACAACTCGCTCGGGATCTTGCTTTGGAAGAGCGTCAATTAGCGAACGAGATTCAAGGAATATCCGGTTTAAGCGATTTCTTCGTTCTCATCGAGGACATGTTGTGCCCCGAGAACAAGTATAGATTGGAACCGGAACGGTACGAAGAAGATGCGTTCGTTTTACTGGAAAACGGCACCCTTCAAACGTCTACGAGCAAGTTCGCAGCATGGACTTACTGCCTCGACTGGAAAGATTCCTTCGAAAAGATTGTCGTTTTAGTTTGTCTATCGACCGACGacgcttcttcttcttacgAGGAGGAGAAACAACAAGAATCTTACAAAGTCGGTATCATTGTTTCCATTCCGTTCTTCTTCGTCACTTTTCTCGTGTACGCGATCATTCCAGAGCTAAGGAACCTCTATGGAAAGACTTTGATGTGTTACGTCGCTTGTCTCGTCGTCGCGTACACCTTTCTCGTCTTGGTCAAATTCTTTTACTACTTTACCATTGCTCTCTGTTCCGCGATAG cCTTCGTCATCCATTTCTCCTTCTTGGCCAGCTTTTTCTGGTTGAACGTAATGTGTTTCGATATTTGGTGGACGTTTGG AGGTTTTCGATCACTGCAGGGCAGCGTGAAGCAAAGGgaacgaaagaaatttttaatatactcTGTCTATGCTTGGGGCTGTGCGTTTCTTCTTACCGGGGTCTGCATCGTTATGGATTTTCTTCCCAATATTCCGGATCACTTTGTCAAGCCGGAATTCGGGACGCAAAGTTGCTGGTTCAACA CGGATAAGGCAAAGGCGATCTACTTTTACGGACCCATGGGTGTTACTGTCTTTTGCAATATATGCCTTTTCGTTTCTACGGCACTAAAGATCGTGCAACACAAAAAGGATACGGCTCATCATTTGAAAGGTATAGACAGCAGACGTCACGACGACAATAAGCAATG GTTCAACCTCTACCTGAAGCTATTCATCGTGATGGGTATTAACTGGTCGATGGAAATAGTATCGTGGCTATGCAACAATTCACCGGCGTACATTTGGTACCTTACCGACCTTACCAACACCTTGCAGGGTGTTATTATCTTTTTGATTTTCGTTTGGAAAGACAAAATCAGACGGCTACTTTTAAAACGATTCGGATGCCATGGAAACAACGTTCTCTCAAGAAACTCGACTCGCAGCGCGTATCACAGCTCTGCTTCTCGTACAACTTGTACGACATCGGCCGTACCGCTTCACGAGAAGATTATCACGTATTCGAGCGACCCCGCCTCTCGCAACAGGACTACATTTATTGACAACAACGATTGCGTTTAA
- the LOC117601865 gene encoding G-protein coupled receptor Mth2 isoform X2 — translation MFSSTVFVTIAILAIDAIESLSRTNVIVGKTLPRVALCCPYASRLSAGRCFETNITIFRFPSLYRSNDLSLLLETPDRDCFDFFIRYPCNASQSYNLDPEKYPEDAFMLLDNGSIYKQPENVILEETEYCFGITDTDAYYVVLCFDDDTSQVKDDTSTEIRIVFPVGLIVSVPFLFATFLVYTLLPELKNMHGRTLRGYIGSLLVAYVILFVVQISSQDQISDPLCIAFAFVIHFSFLASFFWLNVMCFDIWWTFGGFRSLQGSVKQRERKKFLIYSVYAWGCAFLLTGVCIVMDFLPNIPDHFVKPEFGTQSCWFNTDKAKAIYFYGPMGVTVFCNICLFVSTALKIVQHKKDTAHHLKGIDSRRHDDNKQWFNLYLKLFIVMGINWSMEIVSWLCNNSPAYIWYLTDLTNTLQGVIIFLIFVWKDKIRRLLLKRFGCHGNNVLSRNSTRSAYHSSASRTTCTTSAVPLHEKIITYSSDPASRNRTTFIDNNDCV, via the exons ATGTTTTCGTCGACGGTTTTCGTTACGATTGCAATACTCGCGATCGACGCGATCGAATCGTTATCGCGGACGAATGTGATCGTTGGTAAAACTCTTCCTCGAGTGGCTTTGTGTTGTCCGTACGCGAGTCGTTTGTCGGCTGGTCGATGCTTCGAAACGAACATCACCATTTTCCGTTTTCCATCTCTATACCGTTCCAACGATTTATCTCTTCTCCTCGAAACGCCCGATCGGGATTGCTTCGATTTTTTCATTCGATATCCTTGTAATGCCAGTCAAAGCTACAATCTAGATCCGGAAAAATATCCAGAGGACGCGTTTATGCTTCTCGATAACGGTTCGATCTATAAACAGCCGGAGAACGTTATTCTCGAGGAGACGGAATACTGTTTCGGCATCACCGACACCGACGCCTACTACGTTGTCCTTTGCTTCGACGATGACACGTCACAGGTTAAGGATGATACGTCAACGGAAATCAGGATCGTCTTTCCCGTGGGATTGATCGTATCGGTACCGTTCCTGTTCGCCACCTTTCTCGTCTACACGCTTCTACCAGAATTGAAGAACATGCATGGACGCACACTCCGAGGATACATCGGTTCTCTCTTGGTCGCTTACGTGATACTTTTCGTCGTACAGATCTCCTCGCAAGACCAGATTTCGGATCCTCTTTGCATCGCGTTCG cCTTCGTCATCCATTTCTCCTTCTTGGCCAGCTTTTTCTGGTTGAACGTAATGTGTTTCGATATTTGGTGGACGTTTGG AGGTTTTCGATCACTGCAGGGCAGCGTGAAGCAAAGGgaacgaaagaaatttttaatatactcTGTCTATGCTTGGGGCTGTGCGTTTCTTCTTACCGGGGTCTGCATCGTTATGGATTTTCTTCCCAATATTCCGGATCACTTTGTCAAGCCGGAATTCGGGACGCAAAGTTGCTGGTTCAACA CGGATAAGGCAAAGGCGATCTACTTTTACGGACCCATGGGTGTTACTGTCTTTTGCAATATATGCCTTTTCGTTTCTACGGCACTAAAGATCGTGCAACACAAAAAGGATACGGCTCATCATTTGAAAGGTATAGACAGCAGACGTCACGACGACAATAAGCAATG GTTCAACCTCTACCTGAAGCTATTCATCGTGATGGGTATTAACTGGTCGATGGAAATAGTATCGTGGCTATGCAACAATTCACCGGCGTACATTTGGTACCTTACCGACCTTACCAACACCTTGCAGGGTGTTATTATCTTTTTGATTTTCGTTTGGAAAGACAAAATCAGACGGCTACTTTTAAAACGATTCGGATGCCATGGAAACAACGTTCTCTCAAGAAACTCGACTCGCAGCGCGTATCACAGCTCTGCTTCTCGTACAACTTGTACGACATCGGCCGTACCGCTTCACGAGAAGATTATCACGTATTCGAGCGACCCCGCCTCTCGCAACAGGACTACATTTATTGACAACAACGATTGCGTTTAA